One Lytechinus variegatus isolate NC3 chromosome 11, Lvar_3.0, whole genome shotgun sequence DNA segment encodes these proteins:
- the LOC121424497 gene encoding protein patched homolog 1-like isoform X3: protein MDGRLSTPGLPEDYVYEELLTRTSWCNADYAYKQVDRGKAQGNKAALWLRSKLQGFLFSLGCYLQIHSGKALFLGLVILGACAVGLKLTKIETNVEKLWVQVGGRLEQELEYTEATLGTGWGATSQIIVQTPKKDGENILTQSALLQHVRSAVLATQVEVDMYGVTWSFKDVCFITEYPSFEDHLIDSIIENIIPCTIITPLDCFWEGAKLLGPERPIQIPNYNKTLRWTTLDPLGLLEIFEGYEEYFSPEAFRDIIIRTGIGHAYQVKPCLNPLDQECPDMAPNKLSGEIPNIAAHLTGGCAGFASRYMQWPEELLIGGVSKNQNGSVQSAEALQTIIQLRGEKDMYEAWKNNIKVSEVTWTDEKAKAILNEWQRKFTDIVRNSTITNTTQNVNALSSASLEDLLQDFSRTSVVRVAMGYAIMTMYATLTMMKLYDGVRSQGGLGLFGVLLVAGSVAAGLGFCALIGIVFNASTTQVLPFLALGVGVDDMFLLAHTSTSIPSEIPLRHKTGEILRRAGVSIILTSVNNICAFMAAAIIPIPALRSLAFQLVIVLTFNLLVMLLVFPAILALDAERREEKRIDLLCCVQSQQAHRVIRVQPRPLCGGSDPYRESPLPNRFSRKSPRRSSPNRTTDVTLHSTVQTITHAPTDGYSGQCVTEVIPTASTTTDRTTPLPPYDSAPPSTAASVASMRTLLKAQKMSFGDCLKKLRFWRWNFSEFARDCYAPFLQQTFVKVTVIVLFTCLLGVSIYGVLIMEDGLEITDVVPRGTREEEFLTVQSQYFSFYNMYAVTQEDFDYASRQKQLYAFHNAFSAIPEIIREADGSLPTFWLQMFRDWLLEMQEAFDLEKQRYSIKTDRWYSNATDKGVIAYKMILQTGIPESPADINRYHTGRLVDENGVIYANGFYNYLTVWYNYDTISYTASSGNLHPAPPSWTPVGKADLDVTIPKANPLNYTQLPFYLNNLNTTQKVVSVIKAIRNISDYYTSEGLPNYPLGVPFTFWEQYIHLRFYLALSLVSLLGASFIIVALMLVNPWASLILVFVLGMITVELFGFMGLIGLKLSAIPAATLIVSVGIGVEFTLHTCYAFLTTIGNRERRVTFALEHTFAPVLDGAVSTLLGVVMLAGAEFDFIVSYFFYVFLALIILGVLNGLVLLPVLLSLFGPHGEVQPVANANRLPSPTPPPTPPTERATRLRHCRWDSEPPAGSYPAAIVREDVCSNSEHIEIHPPEVVVETSVHHPHLVTEMIHRTKGHANSPNSQRTRPQRTSSKYPHRQHHQHHHHPHHQYPHHHHQHPHCSRQSFPFSTNNSSSSSSSSLNKDSPHLARHVTTVTATARVSIVHGNTCTVGEERRYPRRGRRGEDTVFSESKERDVKLECIEGGEEEQRAKKTEDSGSDKIQDSTV from the exons TTGGAGGGAGGTTAGAGCAGGAATTGGAGTACACAGAAGCAACATTGGGAACGGGCTGGGGTGCAACAAGCCAAATAATCGTGCAAACGCCAAAGAAAGACGGGGAAAACATCCTCACACAATCGGCCTTACTGCAACATGTTAGGTCGGCCGTTCTTGCGACGCAAGTTGAAGTCGACATGTATGGAGT taCATGGAGTTTTAAAGATGTATGTTTCATAACAGAGTATCCTAGCTTTGAAGACCATTTAATAGATAGT ATTATAGAGAACATTATTCCTTGTACAATAATCACGCCATTGGATTGCTTCTGGGAAGGAGCCAAGTTACTTGGGCCTGAAAGGCCTATTCAAATACC aAATTATAACAAAACCCTAAGATGGACCACCTTGGACCCTCTTGGGCTTCTTGAAATTTTTGAGGGTTACGAGGAGTACTTCTCACCGGAAGCCTTCAGAGATATTATTATTAGA ACGGGTATTGGGCATGCCTATCAAGTAAAACCTTGTCTAAATCCTTTAGATCAGGAATGTCCTGACATGGCACCCAACAAATTATCGGGAGAG ATCCCGAATATTGCAGCTCATTTAACAGGTGGCTGTGCGGGTTTTGCCAGCCGCTACATGCAGTGGCCGGAAGAACTCTTGATTGGGGGAGTCTCCAAGAATCAGAATGGCTCGGTACAGAG TGCTGAGGCGTTACAAACCATTATTCAGCTGAGAGGGGAAAAAGACATGTACGAAGCATGGAAAAATAACATTAAGGTCAGTGAGGTCACATGGACGGACGAAAAAGCGAAGGCTATCCTTAACGAGTGGCAGAGAAAATTTACTGAT ATTGTGAGGAATAGCACAATAACCAACACAACTCAGAACGTCAATGCTCTCTCGTCCGCCTCGTTAGAGGATCTCCTCCAAGACTTCTCAAGGACTAGTGTTGTGCGGGTTGCTATGGGTTACGCCATTATG ACCATGTACGCTACCCTTACGATGATGAAGCTTTATGATGGTGTTCGGTCCCAAGGAGGACTTGGTCTTTTCGGGGTCCTGCTGGTGGCAGGCTCAGTCGCGGCAGGACTAGGGTTCTGCGCCCTTATTGGCATTGTATTCAATGCATCTACAACTCAG GTTTTACCATTTTTAGCTCTAGGAGTCGGAGTGGACGATATGTTTCTCCTGGCCCACACATCTACCTCAATACCCTCAGAAATTCCACTTCGG CACAAAACCGGTGAGATCCTGCGTCGAGCAGGAGTCAGTATAATCCTGACGTCAGTCAATAATATCTGTGCCTTCATGGCAGCAGCCATCATTCCAATCCCAGCGCTTAGATCACTTGCCTTCCAA CTTGTCATAGTATTGACCTTTAATCTCCTGGTCATGCTGCTAGTCTTCCCAGCAATCCTTGCCCTGGATGCagaaaggagagaagaaaagaggATAGACCTCCTTTGCTGTGTCCAAAG TCAACAAGCACACAGAGTCATCAGGGTGCAGCCTCGGCCCCTCTGTGGTGGTTCAGACCCCTACAGGGAGTCACCTCTCCCGAATCGCTTCTCAAGGAAATCTCCTCGACGCTCATCTCCTAACAGGACCACAGACGTCACCCTCCATTCCACTGTCCAAACCATCACACATGCACCCACAGACGGGTACAGCGGTCAGTGCGTCACTGAGGTTATACCAACTGCTTCTACCACCACCGATAGGACCACGCCCCTTCCTCCGTACGACTCGGCACCACCCAGCACGGCAGCGTCGGTAGCATCGATGAGAACGTTGCTCAAAGCGCAGAAGATGTCGTTTGGGGACTGTCTGAAGAAGTTACGGTTCTGGAGGTGGAATTTCTCAGAGTTTGCTCGGGATTGCTACGCTCCTTTTCTCCAGCAAACGTTTGTCAAG GTGACAGTAATAGTCCTCTTCACGTGTCTCCTCGGTGTCAGCATCTACGGCGTCCTGATCATGGAAGATGGCTTAGAGATCACTGACGTCGTACCCCGCGGCACCAGGGAGGAGGAGTTCCTCACTGTCCAGAGCCAGTACTTCAGCTTTTACAACATGTACGCCGTGACCCAAGAGGACTTTGACTATGCCTCTCGTCAGAAGCAGCTGTACGCCTTCCACAACGCCTTCTCTGCCATCCCGGAGATCATCAGAGAAGCCGATGGTAGTCTACCAACGTTCTGGCTCCAGATGTTCAGGGATTGGCTCTTAG AAATGCAAGAAGCTTTTGACCTGGAGAAGCAGAGGTATAGCATCAAGACAGACCGATGGTACTCCAATGCAACGGACAAGGGTGTGATAGCCTACAAGATGATCCTTCAGACCGGCATTCCGGAATCTCCTGCAGATATCAACAGG TATCATACTGGTAGATTGGTTGATGAAAATGGTGTCATCTATGCCAATGGTTTCTACAACTACCTGACGGTGTGGTACAACTATGATACCATCTCCTACACTGCATCTTCCGGCAATCTGCATCCTGCTCCGCCCTCCTGGACACCAGTCGGCAAAGCTGATCTCGATGTCACAA tCCCCAAGGCCAACCCACTGAACTACACCCAGCTTCCGTTTTACCTCAACAATCTGAACACAACCCAAAAAGTCGTCAGCGTCATCAAGGCCATTCGCAACATCTCCGACTACTACACGAGTGAGGGCCTGCCGAACTACCCCCTCGGTGTGCCGTTCACCTTCTGGGAACAGTACATCCACCTTCGCTTCTACCTGGCCCTCTCCCTCGTCAGCCTCTTGGGGGCGTCCTTCATCATCGTAGCCCTGATGCTTGTCAACCCCTGGGCATCTCTGATCTTG GTGTTTGTGCTTGGGATGATCACGGTGGAGCTGTTTGGTTTCATGGGGTTGATAGGTCTAAAGCTCAGTGCAATACCAGCTGCTACTCTCATTGTATCCGTGGGCATCGGTGTCGAATTCACCCTTCATACTTGTTAT GCCTTTTTGACAACCATTGGTAACCGAGAAAGGAGGGTCACATTCGCCTTGGAACATACTTTCGCACCAGTGCTAGATGGCGCTGTTTCAACCCTTCTTGGTGTTGTTATGCTTGCTGGAGCAGAGTTTGACTTCATCGTGAG CTACTTCTTTTACGTTTTTCTGGCACTCATCATCCTGGGGGTATTGAATGGATTAGTCTTGTTACCAGTCCTTCTGTCATTATTTGGACCACATGGTGAG GTTCAACCAGTGGCCAATGCCAACCGGCTTCCCTCCCCTACCCCACCCCCTACTCCCCCCACCGAGCGGGCTACGAGGTTGAGGCACTGTAGGTGGGACAGTGAGCCCCCTGCTGGGTCGTATCCAGCCGCTATTGTCAGGGAAGACGTGTGTAGCAACTCAGAGCACATAGAGATACATCCACCGGAGGTTGTCGTGGAAACCAGTGTTCATCATCCGCATCTTGTTACCGAG ATGATTCATCGCACAAAAGGCCACGCCAACTCGCCCAACTCTCAGAGGACGCGACCCCAGCGGACATCGTCCAAGTACCCCCACCGACagcatcaccaacaccaccaccatcctcaccatcagtacccccaccaccaccaccaacaccccCACTGCTCCCGCCAGTCGTTCCCCTTCTCAACCAACaactcttcctcctcctcatcctcctcgTTAAATAAAGACTCGCCCCATCTAGCGAGACACGTCACCACGGTTACGGCAACCGCCCGGGTGTCGATCGTCCACGGGAACACCTGCACTGTCGGCGAGGAGCGGAGGTACCCTAGGAGGGGGAGACGGGGTGAGGATACCGTTTTCTCAGAGTCCAAGGAGAGGGATGTGAAGTTGGAATGCATAGAGGGGGGAGAGGAAGAGCAGAGGGCCAAGAAGACGGAGGATAGTGGTAGCGATAAGATCCAAGACTCAACGGTTTAG
- the LOC121424497 gene encoding protein patched homolog 1-like isoform X2, protein MYPKFDIPTIRVADGVKFLKKQFEPPGKDGRLSTPGLPEDYVYEELLTRTSWCNADYAYKQVDRGKAQGNKAALWLRSKLQGFLFSLGCYLQIHSGKALFLGLVILGACAVGLKLTKIETNVEKLWVQVGGRLEQELEYTEATLGTGWGATSQIIVQTPKKDGENILTQSALLQHVRSAVLATQVEVDMYGVTWSFKDVCFITEYPSFEDHLIDSIIENIIPCTIITPLDCFWEGAKLLGPERPIQIPNYNKTLRWTTLDPLGLLEIFEGYEEYFSPEAFRDIIIRTGIGHAYQVKPCLNPLDQECPDMAPNKLSGEIPNIAAHLTGGCAGFASRYMQWPEELLIGGVSKNQNGSVQSAEALQTIIQLRGEKDMYEAWKNNIKVSEVTWTDEKAKAILNEWQRKFTDIVRNSTITNTTQNVNALSSASLEDLLQDFSRTSVVRVAMGYAIMTMYATLTMMKLYDGVRSQGGLGLFGVLLVAGSVAAGLGFCALIGIVFNASTTQVLPFLALGVGVDDMFLLAHTSTSIPSEIPLRHKTGEILRRAGVSIILTSVNNICAFMAAAIIPIPALRSLAFQLVIVLTFNLLVMLLVFPAILALDAERREEKRIDLLCCVQSQQAHRVIRVQPRPLCGGSDPYRESPLPNRFSRKSPRRSSPNRTTDVTLHSTVQTITHAPTDGYSGQCVTEVIPTASTTTDRTTPLPPYDSAPPSTAASVASMRTLLKAQKMSFGDCLKKLRFWRWNFSEFARDCYAPFLQQTFVKVTVIVLFTCLLGVSIYGVLIMEDGLEITDVVPRGTREEEFLTVQSQYFSFYNMYAVTQEDFDYASRQKQLYAFHNAFSAIPEIIREADGSLPTFWLQMFRDWLLEMQEAFDLEKQRYSIKTDRWYSNATDKGVIAYKMILQTGIPESPADINRYHTGRLVDENGVIYANGFYNYLTVWYNYDTISYTASSGNLHPAPPSWTPVGKADLDVTIPKANPLNYTQLPFYLNNLNTTQKVVSVIKAIRNISDYYTSEGLPNYPLGVPFTFWEQYIHLRFYLALSLVSLLGASFIIVALMLVNPWASLILVFVLGMITVELFGFMGLIGLKLSAIPAATLIVSVGIGVEFTLHTCYAFLTTIGNRERRVTFALEHTFAPVLDGAVSTLLGVVMLAGAEFDFIVSYFFYVFLALIILGVLNGLVLLPVLLSLFGPHGEVQPVANANRLPSPTPPPTPPTERATRLRHCRWDSEPPAGSYPAAIVREDVCSNSEHIEIHPPEVVVETSVHHPHLVTEMIHRTKGHANSPNSQRTRPQRTSSKYPHRQHHQHHHHPHHQYPHHHHQHPHCSRQSFPFSTNNSSSSSSSSLNKDSPHLARHVTTVTATARVSIVHGNTCTVGEERRYPRRGRRGEDTVFSESKERDVKLECIEGGEEEQRAKKTEDSGSDKIQDSTV, encoded by the exons TTGGAGGGAGGTTAGAGCAGGAATTGGAGTACACAGAAGCAACATTGGGAACGGGCTGGGGTGCAACAAGCCAAATAATCGTGCAAACGCCAAAGAAAGACGGGGAAAACATCCTCACACAATCGGCCTTACTGCAACATGTTAGGTCGGCCGTTCTTGCGACGCAAGTTGAAGTCGACATGTATGGAGT taCATGGAGTTTTAAAGATGTATGTTTCATAACAGAGTATCCTAGCTTTGAAGACCATTTAATAGATAGT ATTATAGAGAACATTATTCCTTGTACAATAATCACGCCATTGGATTGCTTCTGGGAAGGAGCCAAGTTACTTGGGCCTGAAAGGCCTATTCAAATACC aAATTATAACAAAACCCTAAGATGGACCACCTTGGACCCTCTTGGGCTTCTTGAAATTTTTGAGGGTTACGAGGAGTACTTCTCACCGGAAGCCTTCAGAGATATTATTATTAGA ACGGGTATTGGGCATGCCTATCAAGTAAAACCTTGTCTAAATCCTTTAGATCAGGAATGTCCTGACATGGCACCCAACAAATTATCGGGAGAG ATCCCGAATATTGCAGCTCATTTAACAGGTGGCTGTGCGGGTTTTGCCAGCCGCTACATGCAGTGGCCGGAAGAACTCTTGATTGGGGGAGTCTCCAAGAATCAGAATGGCTCGGTACAGAG TGCTGAGGCGTTACAAACCATTATTCAGCTGAGAGGGGAAAAAGACATGTACGAAGCATGGAAAAATAACATTAAGGTCAGTGAGGTCACATGGACGGACGAAAAAGCGAAGGCTATCCTTAACGAGTGGCAGAGAAAATTTACTGAT ATTGTGAGGAATAGCACAATAACCAACACAACTCAGAACGTCAATGCTCTCTCGTCCGCCTCGTTAGAGGATCTCCTCCAAGACTTCTCAAGGACTAGTGTTGTGCGGGTTGCTATGGGTTACGCCATTATG ACCATGTACGCTACCCTTACGATGATGAAGCTTTATGATGGTGTTCGGTCCCAAGGAGGACTTGGTCTTTTCGGGGTCCTGCTGGTGGCAGGCTCAGTCGCGGCAGGACTAGGGTTCTGCGCCCTTATTGGCATTGTATTCAATGCATCTACAACTCAG GTTTTACCATTTTTAGCTCTAGGAGTCGGAGTGGACGATATGTTTCTCCTGGCCCACACATCTACCTCAATACCCTCAGAAATTCCACTTCGG CACAAAACCGGTGAGATCCTGCGTCGAGCAGGAGTCAGTATAATCCTGACGTCAGTCAATAATATCTGTGCCTTCATGGCAGCAGCCATCATTCCAATCCCAGCGCTTAGATCACTTGCCTTCCAA CTTGTCATAGTATTGACCTTTAATCTCCTGGTCATGCTGCTAGTCTTCCCAGCAATCCTTGCCCTGGATGCagaaaggagagaagaaaagaggATAGACCTCCTTTGCTGTGTCCAAAG TCAACAAGCACACAGAGTCATCAGGGTGCAGCCTCGGCCCCTCTGTGGTGGTTCAGACCCCTACAGGGAGTCACCTCTCCCGAATCGCTTCTCAAGGAAATCTCCTCGACGCTCATCTCCTAACAGGACCACAGACGTCACCCTCCATTCCACTGTCCAAACCATCACACATGCACCCACAGACGGGTACAGCGGTCAGTGCGTCACTGAGGTTATACCAACTGCTTCTACCACCACCGATAGGACCACGCCCCTTCCTCCGTACGACTCGGCACCACCCAGCACGGCAGCGTCGGTAGCATCGATGAGAACGTTGCTCAAAGCGCAGAAGATGTCGTTTGGGGACTGTCTGAAGAAGTTACGGTTCTGGAGGTGGAATTTCTCAGAGTTTGCTCGGGATTGCTACGCTCCTTTTCTCCAGCAAACGTTTGTCAAG GTGACAGTAATAGTCCTCTTCACGTGTCTCCTCGGTGTCAGCATCTACGGCGTCCTGATCATGGAAGATGGCTTAGAGATCACTGACGTCGTACCCCGCGGCACCAGGGAGGAGGAGTTCCTCACTGTCCAGAGCCAGTACTTCAGCTTTTACAACATGTACGCCGTGACCCAAGAGGACTTTGACTATGCCTCTCGTCAGAAGCAGCTGTACGCCTTCCACAACGCCTTCTCTGCCATCCCGGAGATCATCAGAGAAGCCGATGGTAGTCTACCAACGTTCTGGCTCCAGATGTTCAGGGATTGGCTCTTAG AAATGCAAGAAGCTTTTGACCTGGAGAAGCAGAGGTATAGCATCAAGACAGACCGATGGTACTCCAATGCAACGGACAAGGGTGTGATAGCCTACAAGATGATCCTTCAGACCGGCATTCCGGAATCTCCTGCAGATATCAACAGG TATCATACTGGTAGATTGGTTGATGAAAATGGTGTCATCTATGCCAATGGTTTCTACAACTACCTGACGGTGTGGTACAACTATGATACCATCTCCTACACTGCATCTTCCGGCAATCTGCATCCTGCTCCGCCCTCCTGGACACCAGTCGGCAAAGCTGATCTCGATGTCACAA tCCCCAAGGCCAACCCACTGAACTACACCCAGCTTCCGTTTTACCTCAACAATCTGAACACAACCCAAAAAGTCGTCAGCGTCATCAAGGCCATTCGCAACATCTCCGACTACTACACGAGTGAGGGCCTGCCGAACTACCCCCTCGGTGTGCCGTTCACCTTCTGGGAACAGTACATCCACCTTCGCTTCTACCTGGCCCTCTCCCTCGTCAGCCTCTTGGGGGCGTCCTTCATCATCGTAGCCCTGATGCTTGTCAACCCCTGGGCATCTCTGATCTTG GTGTTTGTGCTTGGGATGATCACGGTGGAGCTGTTTGGTTTCATGGGGTTGATAGGTCTAAAGCTCAGTGCAATACCAGCTGCTACTCTCATTGTATCCGTGGGCATCGGTGTCGAATTCACCCTTCATACTTGTTAT GCCTTTTTGACAACCATTGGTAACCGAGAAAGGAGGGTCACATTCGCCTTGGAACATACTTTCGCACCAGTGCTAGATGGCGCTGTTTCAACCCTTCTTGGTGTTGTTATGCTTGCTGGAGCAGAGTTTGACTTCATCGTGAG CTACTTCTTTTACGTTTTTCTGGCACTCATCATCCTGGGGGTATTGAATGGATTAGTCTTGTTACCAGTCCTTCTGTCATTATTTGGACCACATGGTGAG GTTCAACCAGTGGCCAATGCCAACCGGCTTCCCTCCCCTACCCCACCCCCTACTCCCCCCACCGAGCGGGCTACGAGGTTGAGGCACTGTAGGTGGGACAGTGAGCCCCCTGCTGGGTCGTATCCAGCCGCTATTGTCAGGGAAGACGTGTGTAGCAACTCAGAGCACATAGAGATACATCCACCGGAGGTTGTCGTGGAAACCAGTGTTCATCATCCGCATCTTGTTACCGAG ATGATTCATCGCACAAAAGGCCACGCCAACTCGCCCAACTCTCAGAGGACGCGACCCCAGCGGACATCGTCCAAGTACCCCCACCGACagcatcaccaacaccaccaccatcctcaccatcagtacccccaccaccaccaccaacaccccCACTGCTCCCGCCAGTCGTTCCCCTTCTCAACCAACaactcttcctcctcctcatcctcctcgTTAAATAAAGACTCGCCCCATCTAGCGAGACACGTCACCACGGTTACGGCAACCGCCCGGGTGTCGATCGTCCACGGGAACACCTGCACTGTCGGCGAGGAGCGGAGGTACCCTAGGAGGGGGAGACGGGGTGAGGATACCGTTTTCTCAGAGTCCAAGGAGAGGGATGTGAAGTTGGAATGCATAGAGGGGGGAGAGGAAGAGCAGAGGGCCAAGAAGACGGAGGATAGTGGTAGCGATAAGATCCAAGACTCAACGGTTTAG